From a single Nostoc sp. MS1 genomic region:
- a CDS encoding cation:proton antiporter, with amino-acid sequence MSNFELVLRLLLQLTVILATCRIVTIIGKRFLGQTDVVCEMIAGVMLGPSLFGAIAPSLQQWLFPKAPLLLATGAKIPNPSMSILFAVSQIGLVLYMFLIGLEFNTELIKQRLKSAGFVSWAGILAPFSLGAVAALFLYNQAELFKVGVKPWAAALYLGASMSITAFPMLARMLYERGIAKTSFGTLALAAGSIDDATAWCLLAIVLASIHANANIAAFAIGGGICYVLFSLFLGRPALTIFARMTTKKGGVNVQILTLVLVVLMLCSWLTDAVGIYAVFGAFILGTAMPRGEFAQQVRDRIEFLTTGFLLPIFFVFSGLNTEVRLVNTPLLWAFTGLILAIAIFGKGVACMLAAKMSGVNWRESATIGVLMNARGLMELIILNIGLEQGIITPTLFTIMVIMAILTTLMASPLVNLLLQGTAYEQSPEQSLA; translated from the coding sequence ATGTCAAATTTTGAACTGGTTTTGAGGCTACTTTTGCAATTAACCGTAATTCTTGCGACTTGTCGGATAGTGACAATTATAGGAAAACGCTTTTTGGGGCAAACAGATGTAGTATGTGAAATGATTGCAGGTGTGATGTTAGGGCCATCACTATTTGGAGCGATCGCACCCAGTTTGCAGCAATGGCTATTTCCTAAAGCTCCACTGTTATTAGCAACGGGAGCCAAAATTCCCAACCCATCAATGTCAATCCTGTTTGCTGTTAGTCAGATTGGGTTGGTACTATATATGTTCTTAATTGGCTTAGAATTTAATACTGAACTTATTAAACAACGCCTCAAAAGCGCAGGTTTTGTATCTTGGGCGGGAATACTTGCACCTTTTAGCTTAGGTGCGGTAGCAGCATTATTTCTATACAATCAAGCTGAACTTTTTAAAGTAGGAGTAAAACCTTGGGCAGCAGCACTATACTTAGGCGCTTCTATGTCTATCACAGCTTTCCCTATGTTAGCGCGGATGCTGTATGAACGAGGGATTGCTAAAACCAGTTTTGGCACTTTGGCATTAGCCGCAGGCTCAATTGATGATGCAACTGCATGGTGCTTGCTGGCAATTGTATTAGCAAGTATTCATGCTAATGCTAATATTGCGGCATTTGCTATTGGTGGTGGTATTTGCTACGTACTGTTTTCTCTATTCTTGGGGCGGCCAGCACTCACCATATTTGCACGTATGACTACCAAAAAGGGTGGTGTGAATGTGCAAATTCTGACTTTGGTGTTGGTAGTTTTAATGTTATGTTCCTGGCTGACTGATGCAGTTGGTATCTATGCAGTGTTTGGTGCATTTATTCTAGGTACAGCAATGCCACGGGGGGAATTTGCTCAACAAGTGCGCGATCGCATTGAGTTTTTGACAACTGGGTTTTTGCTGCCGATATTCTTTGTTTTCTCTGGGCTGAATACAGAAGTTAGACTGGTGAATACACCTTTATTGTGGGCTTTCACCGGATTAATTTTAGCGATCGCTATTTTCGGTAAAGGTGTCGCCTGTATGTTAGCAGCAAAGATGTCCGGGGTAAACTGGCGTGAGTCGGCAACTATAGGTGTATTGATGAATGCACGCGGTTTGATGGAGTTAATTATCCTAAATATTGGTTTGGAACAAGGGATTATCACACCAACTTTGTTCACCATCATGGTAATTATGGCGATATTAACTACACTGATGGCATCACCGTTAGTTAACTTGTTATTGCAAGGCACAGCTTATGAACAATCACCCGAACAATCACTTGCTTAG